One window from the genome of Pseudonocardia hierapolitana encodes:
- a CDS encoding ABC transporter ATP-binding protein, with product MQDDRTGRITVRELSKRFGAVQAVDGLTFSVEPGAVTGFLGPNGSGKTTTLRMILGLVTPTAGEARINGMRFRELPRPARVVGAVLEAQGFHPARTARAHLLTCAAAIEVPDDAVEHALGTVGLDDAGDRSVGEYSLGMRQRLALAVALLGDPQVLVLDEPGNGLDPEGIAWLRAFLRAFAAQGRSVLISSHLLAEVEQTADHLVVISRGRCVYQGSLAQLQGSRSARVLVRCADPVRLADALAGTGVLEIDTLSDGWLGVAGTDPVHVGDVALGAGVAIYGMVHERVELEQLFFQLTAEPWR from the coding sequence GTGCAGGACGACCGGACCGGCCGCATCACCGTCCGCGAGCTGAGCAAGCGGTTCGGCGCGGTACAGGCTGTCGACGGGCTGACGTTCTCGGTGGAACCGGGAGCCGTCACGGGATTCCTCGGGCCGAACGGCTCCGGGAAGACCACGACGCTCCGGATGATCCTCGGGCTGGTCACGCCCACCGCAGGCGAGGCGCGCATCAACGGGATGCGGTTCCGGGAGCTGCCGCGGCCGGCCCGCGTGGTGGGGGCCGTGCTGGAGGCGCAGGGCTTCCACCCCGCCCGCACGGCCCGCGCGCACCTGCTCACCTGCGCGGCCGCGATCGAGGTGCCCGACGACGCGGTGGAGCACGCGCTCGGCACCGTCGGGCTCGATGACGCGGGCGACCGGTCGGTGGGCGAGTACTCGCTCGGCATGCGGCAGCGGCTCGCGCTGGCCGTCGCCCTGCTCGGGGATCCGCAGGTGCTGGTGCTCGACGAGCCGGGCAACGGGCTCGACCCCGAGGGGATCGCGTGGCTGCGCGCGTTCCTGCGGGCGTTCGCGGCGCAGGGCCGCAGCGTGCTGATCTCCAGCCACCTGCTCGCCGAGGTGGAGCAGACGGCCGACCACCTCGTGGTGATCAGCCGTGGCCGCTGCGTCTACCAGGGGTCGCTCGCGCAGCTGCAGGGTTCGCGCAGCGCCCGCGTGCTGGTGCGCTGCGCCGATCCCGTGCGGCTGGCCGACGCGCTCGCGGGCACCGGCGTGCTGGAGATCGACACGCTCTCCGACGGCTGGCTCGGCGTGGCGGGCACCGACCCGGTCCACGTGGGGGACGTGGCGCTGGGCGCGGGGGTGGCGATCTACGGCATGGTGCACGAGCGGGTGGAGCTGGAGCAGCTGTTCTTCCAGCTCACCGCGGAGCCGTGGCGGTGA
- a CDS encoding ABC transporter permease subunit: MRVPAIGAPVRAEFRKVTSTKLWWGLLIPVTLVSSMINLFGGVFTSAFPEAERLPLLLGSLAYALGLTSVFAAVHGVVAAAGEHRHRTITTTYLTTRGRTPVLLAKMLVSAVVGACYAVTTLVTGVLAGTAADGGAGFPGAAPLVATALIGVAVSALWGALGAAFGTAVSNQVSALVALLLYLMVGELLAAALLEATESDAVRSLSSYLPGNAGEVAVYGIPAVEIAGPATGPQVVELLAGVTNPPGWGVALLVLAAWTAAVGAVGWLVAARRDIN; encoded by the coding sequence GTGAGGGTGCCCGCGATCGGGGCGCCGGTCCGCGCGGAGTTCCGCAAGGTCACGTCCACGAAGCTGTGGTGGGGTCTGCTGATCCCGGTCACGCTCGTGTCGAGCATGATCAACCTCTTCGGCGGCGTCTTCACCTCGGCCTTCCCCGAGGCGGAGCGGCTGCCGCTGCTGCTCGGGTCCCTCGCCTACGCGCTGGGGCTGACCAGCGTGTTCGCCGCCGTGCACGGCGTCGTGGCCGCCGCGGGCGAACACCGCCACCGCACCATCACCACCACCTACCTCACCACCCGTGGCCGGACACCGGTGCTGCTGGCGAAGATGCTCGTCAGCGCGGTGGTCGGGGCCTGTTACGCCGTGACGACCCTCGTGACGGGGGTGCTCGCCGGCACCGCCGCCGACGGTGGTGCGGGGTTCCCCGGCGCCGCGCCGCTCGTCGCCACCGCACTGATCGGTGTCGCGGTGTCCGCGCTGTGGGGCGCGCTCGGCGCCGCGTTCGGCACGGCGGTGAGCAACCAGGTCAGTGCCCTCGTGGCCCTTCTGCTCTACCTGATGGTCGGCGAGCTGCTGGCCGCGGCGCTGCTCGAGGCGACGGAGTCCGATGCCGTCCGCTCCCTGTCGTCCTACCTGCCGGGCAACGCGGGCGAGGTGGCGGTCTACGGGATCCCGGCCGTCGAGATCGCGGGCCCGGCCACCGGTCCCCAGGTCGTCGAGCTCCTCGCCGGCGTCACCAACCCGCCGGGATGGGGAGTGGCCCTGCTGGTCCTCGCGGCGTGGACGGCCGCCGTCGGGGCCGTCGGCTGGCTGGTCGCCGCCCGCCGCGACATCAACTGA
- a CDS encoding dienelactone hydrolase family protein, with protein MPSSHYETITTPDGTFDAFCAVPEATPAPAVLIFQEVFGVNDNIRGLAVQLAEAGYLALAPDVFWRIEPRFERKDESGLADGFAHVQQLDFDLVPGDLTATMAHALGMPECNGRVGGVGFCLGGTLAYLFAATARVDGRGPDAVVSYYGSAINGMLDLAPRVECPVLFHYGADDPYIPAEKIDEVEQAFAGRSDVVLHRYAAGHAFSNWDAPSLYDEKAARTAWPRTVDFLGEHLR; from the coding sequence GTGCCCAGCTCCCACTACGAGACGATCACGACGCCGGACGGCACGTTCGACGCGTTCTGCGCTGTTCCCGAGGCCACCCCTGCGCCGGCAGTACTGATCTTCCAGGAGGTCTTCGGGGTCAACGACAACATCCGCGGGTTGGCCGTGCAGCTCGCCGAGGCCGGGTACCTGGCTCTCGCACCCGACGTGTTCTGGCGGATCGAGCCGCGGTTCGAGCGCAAGGACGAGTCCGGCCTCGCCGACGGCTTCGCCCACGTCCAGCAACTGGACTTCGACCTGGTGCCCGGCGACCTCACCGCCACCATGGCGCACGCGCTGGGGATGCCGGAGTGCAACGGCCGCGTCGGCGGGGTCGGCTTCTGCCTCGGCGGAACGCTCGCGTACCTGTTCGCCGCGACGGCCAGGGTGGACGGGCGCGGGCCCGACGCCGTGGTGTCCTACTACGGCTCCGCGATCAACGGGATGCTCGACCTCGCACCGCGGGTCGAGTGCCCGGTGCTGTTCCACTACGGCGCCGACGACCCGTACATCCCCGCGGAGAAGATCGACGAGGTCGAGCAGGCCTTCGCCGGCCGGAGCGACGTGGTCCTGCACCGCTACGCCGCGGGCCACGCCTTCTCCAACTGGGACGCGCCGTCGCTGTACGACGAGAAGGCGGCGCGCACGGCCTGGCCCCGCACCGTGGACTTCCTCGGGGAGCACCTGCGCTGA
- a CDS encoding amino acid ABC transporter permease produces MDPGTWDLIWRNLWPMLVATVTQTLPLTAISFVLGLVLALFVALARISGIRPLSLLARGYISVIRGTPLLVQLFIVFYALPQLNIVIDPFPAAVIAFSLNVGGYAAEVVRAAILSIPKGQWEAAQTIGMGYSTTLQRIILPQAARTAVPPLSNTLISLVKDTSLASTILVTELLRVAQLAAAPTFDFFALYGVAAVYYWVICFVLSFGQIRLETRLERYVAR; encoded by the coding sequence GTGGATCCAGGCACCTGGGATCTGATCTGGCGCAACCTGTGGCCGATGCTGGTGGCCACCGTCACGCAGACCCTGCCGCTGACGGCCATCAGCTTCGTGCTCGGGCTGGTGCTCGCGCTGTTCGTCGCGCTGGCCCGGATCTCCGGCATCCGCCCGCTCTCGCTGCTGGCGCGCGGGTACATCTCGGTGATCCGGGGCACGCCGCTGCTGGTCCAGCTGTTCATCGTGTTCTACGCGCTGCCGCAGCTGAACATCGTGATCGACCCGTTCCCGGCTGCGGTGATCGCCTTCAGCCTCAACGTCGGCGGCTACGCGGCCGAGGTCGTCCGGGCGGCCATCCTGAGCATCCCGAAGGGGCAGTGGGAAGCGGCGCAGACGATCGGCATGGGCTACTCGACGACGCTGCAACGGATCATCCTGCCGCAGGCGGCCCGCACCGCGGTGCCGCCGCTGTCCAACACGTTGATCTCGCTGGTCAAGGACACGTCCCTGGCCTCGACCATCCTGGTGACCGAGCTGCTGCGCGTCGCCCAGCTCGCCGCGGCGCCGACGTTCGACTTCTTCGCGCTGTACGGGGTGGCGGCGGTGTACTACTGGGTGATCTGCTTCGTCCTGTCGTTCGGGCAGATCCGGCTGGAGACGAGGCTGGAGAGGTACGTGGCCAGGTGA
- a CDS encoding amino acid ABC transporter ATP-binding protein, producing the protein MTDLLTVRGVEKSFGEHRVLHDVSFDVPAGTVTAVIGPSGSGKTTVLRTLNALDRADSGVITIGDLSVDFAADVDRATLTRFRLQSGMVFQSHNLFPHMTVLQNVIEGPVIVQKRPRDEAIADARRLLEQVGLAEKADQYPFQLSGGQQQRVGIARALALAPKLMLFDEPTSALDPELVGDVLRVIKDLANDGWTMVIVTHEIRFAQQVADQVLFLDGGVVLESGPPEQVLTEPTEARTRQFLERILNPI; encoded by the coding sequence GTGACCGACCTGCTGACCGTCCGTGGCGTGGAGAAGTCCTTCGGCGAGCACCGGGTGCTGCACGACGTCTCGTTCGACGTGCCGGCCGGCACGGTGACCGCCGTGATCGGGCCGTCGGGATCGGGCAAGACCACGGTGCTGCGCACGTTGAACGCCCTGGACCGCGCCGACTCCGGGGTGATCACGATCGGTGACCTGTCGGTGGACTTCGCCGCGGACGTCGATCGCGCCACCCTGACGCGCTTCCGGTTGCAGAGCGGCATGGTGTTCCAGAGCCACAACCTGTTCCCGCACATGACGGTCCTGCAGAACGTCATCGAGGGCCCGGTGATCGTGCAGAAGCGGCCGCGGGACGAGGCCATCGCCGATGCGCGGCGGCTGCTGGAGCAGGTGGGGCTGGCCGAGAAGGCCGACCAGTACCCGTTCCAGCTGTCCGGCGGCCAGCAGCAACGGGTCGGCATCGCCCGCGCGCTCGCACTGGCGCCCAAACTGATGCTGTTCGACGAGCCGACATCGGCGCTGGATCCCGAGCTGGTCGGCGACGTGTTGCGAGTGATCAAGGATCTGGCGAACGACGGCTGGACGATGGTGATCGTCACCCACGAGATCCGGTTCGCCCAGCAGGTGGCCGACCAGGTGCTGTTCCTCGACGGCGGGGTGGTGCTCGAGTCCGGGCCGCCGGAGCAGGTGCTCACCGAGCCCACCGAGGCCCGCACCCGGCAGTTCCTGGAGCGCATCCTGAACCCGATCTAG
- a CDS encoding amino acid ABC transporter substrate-binding protein yields the protein MRSKLITAATALLVALGIAGCGGGSDADTLRVGTEGTYSPFSFQGPGGELTGYDVEVVQAVGAKLGKQVEFVQTPWDAIFAGLEAERFDLVANQVTINDERKAKYDLSEPYTVSEGVIVTRADNADITSLADLRGRTTAQSATSNWATVARDAGANVEAVEGFVQAVQLLKDGRVDATVNDTLAVAEYQKVRGDASVKIAGTTGDTSQQAFAARKDSGLIADVNRALGELRADGTLKQISEKYFGTDVSGP from the coding sequence GTGCGCTCCAAGCTCATCACAGCGGCCACCGCGCTGCTGGTCGCCCTCGGCATCGCAGGCTGCGGCGGTGGATCCGACGCCGACACCCTCCGGGTCGGCACCGAGGGCACCTACAGCCCGTTCAGCTTCCAGGGCCCGGGCGGCGAGCTCACCGGGTACGACGTCGAGGTCGTGCAGGCCGTCGGCGCGAAGCTGGGCAAGCAGGTCGAGTTCGTGCAGACGCCGTGGGACGCGATCTTCGCCGGGTTGGAGGCGGAGCGCTTCGACCTGGTCGCCAACCAGGTGACGATCAACGACGAGCGCAAGGCCAAGTACGACCTGTCGGAGCCCTACACCGTCTCCGAGGGCGTGATCGTCACCCGCGCCGACAACGCCGACATCACCAGCCTCGCCGACCTGCGGGGCAGGACCACCGCGCAGTCCGCGACCAGCAACTGGGCCACCGTGGCCCGGGACGCCGGTGCCAACGTCGAGGCGGTGGAGGGCTTCGTGCAAGCCGTCCAGCTGCTGAAGGACGGCCGGGTGGACGCCACCGTCAACGACACGCTCGCCGTCGCCGAGTACCAGAAGGTGCGGGGCGACGCGAGCGTGAAGATCGCCGGGACCACCGGCGACACGAGCCAGCAGGCGTTCGCCGCGCGCAAGGACAGCGGGCTGATCGCCGACGTGAACCGGGCCCTGGGCGAGCTGCGCGCGGACGGCACGCTGAAGCAGATCTCGGAGAAGTACTTCGGCACCGACGTCAGCGGCCCGTAG
- a CDS encoding SGNH/GDSL hydrolase family protein, whose protein sequence is MSSPLQVPRMRAAARRMKAGGERFLGGVLPGASARRLQIRAFADDWAAANLEARRATGPLWIVLGDSASQGLGATRRETGYVSVVHERLRHRDAWRVINLSRAGAGITDVLTRQLPELIELTRDETAGLVSCIVGAEDIARRVPGIDVSLRQLLASLPSGAVVGTFARGARGGLAAALDAITREEAARHRLRVAELPPRFGPGSRGREKTPLGDVEHAGWAEAVLAAIDGPPAEIAPSTDPELPVVPAEETKKPAADRKPAADDEAGGDAKPISDSKPAAGAEPVDD, encoded by the coding sequence ATGAGCTCTCCATTGCAGGTCCCTCGGATGCGCGCCGCGGCGCGGCGGATGAAGGCGGGTGGCGAGCGCTTCCTCGGTGGCGTGCTTCCCGGCGCGTCCGCCCGCAGGCTGCAGATCAGGGCCTTCGCCGACGACTGGGCCGCGGCCAACCTCGAGGCCCGGCGGGCCACCGGCCCACTGTGGATCGTGCTCGGCGACTCGGCCAGCCAGGGGCTCGGGGCCACCCGGCGGGAGACCGGCTACGTCAGCGTGGTGCACGAGCGGCTGCGCCACCGCGACGCGTGGCGCGTGATCAACCTGTCGCGCGCGGGCGCGGGCATCACCGACGTGCTCACCCGCCAGCTCCCCGAGCTGATCGAGCTGACGAGGGACGAGACCGCGGGCCTGGTCAGCTGCATCGTCGGCGCCGAGGACATCGCCCGCCGGGTCCCCGGCATCGACGTGTCGCTGCGGCAGCTGCTCGCCTCCCTGCCGTCGGGCGCGGTGGTCGGCACGTTCGCCCGCGGTGCGCGTGGCGGGCTCGCCGCCGCGCTCGACGCGATCACCCGTGAGGAGGCCGCCCGGCACCGGCTGCGGGTGGCCGAGCTCCCGCCCCGGTTCGGGCCCGGCAGCCGGGGGCGGGAGAAGACCCCGCTCGGCGACGTCGAGCACGCCGGGTGGGCCGAAGCCGTCCTCGCCGCGATCGACGGCCCGCCGGCCGAGATCGCGCCCTCCACCGACCCCGAGCTGCCCGTGGTGCCTGCGGAGGAGACGAAGAAGCCCGCCGCCGACCGCAAGCCGGCCGCCGACGACGAGGCAGGCGGCGACGCGAAGCCGATCAGCGACAGCAAGCCGGCTGCCGGCGCCGAGCCGGTGGACGACTAG
- a CDS encoding NUDIX domain-containing protein, producing MRFRVVPAAYVLLLRGTGAGAEVLLQLRQNTGYRDGHWAAAAAGHVEADESVFAAACREAAEEVGVKIEPADLEPLTTMHRTHANHDPIDERVDFFFGCHRWAGEPRLMEAAKAADLEWFPLAALPDPVVPHERYVLDGLRENALATITAFGF from the coding sequence GTGAGGTTCCGCGTCGTCCCGGCCGCCTACGTCCTCCTGCTCCGCGGCACCGGCGCCGGAGCCGAGGTGTTGCTGCAGCTGCGCCAGAACACCGGGTACCGGGACGGGCACTGGGCCGCCGCGGCGGCCGGGCACGTCGAGGCCGACGAGTCGGTGTTCGCGGCCGCGTGCCGCGAGGCGGCGGAGGAGGTGGGGGTGAAGATCGAGCCGGCCGACCTCGAACCGCTCACCACGATGCACCGCACGCACGCCAACCACGACCCGATCGACGAGCGCGTCGACTTCTTCTTCGGCTGCCACCGCTGGGCGGGCGAGCCGCGCCTGATGGAGGCGGCGAAGGCGGCCGACCTGGAGTGGTTCCCGCTGGCCGCGCTTCCCGACCCGGTGGTGCCCCACGAGCGGTACGTCCTCGACGGCCTGCGCGAGAACGCCCTGGCGACGATCACGGCCTTCGGCTTCTGA
- a CDS encoding ABC transporter ATP-binding protein → MPGSWTDGASVRRHNVSDVPDAPSPGWIRRIVRACLRHRAVAVGALVASVFGVSLEAVGPLLTRVAVDDAVAGSTAVLAPIVAAVVALALVRFGAAFLRRYLAGRLALDVQHDLRRQVFAAMQRLDGERQDALRTGQVVSRAITDLQLVQTLLSMAPLALGAVVLVVASVAAMLWLSPLLTLVALVVLPAVGWIALRTRAKLFPATWSAQQRAADIAQHVEETVTGVRVVKGFGQESRETAGLERGAARLFAERMRTARLTARLNPTLLALPTLGQVGVIAMGGWLALEGSISIGTFLAFSTYVAQLVGPARLLGSVVVTAQLARAGVERVHDLIDSQPDVVDPASPAALPEGPLSVELDDVTFGYSRRDPVLDAVTLRVEPGETLAVVGTAGSGKSTIALLLPRFYDPQQGELRLGGVPLPQLRLADLRRELGVVFEEAFLFSDTIRANIAYGCPDASEEEVRAAARAAQVDTFVDALPDGYDTLVGERGLTLSGGQRQRIALARAVLTDPRVLVLDDATSAVDTATEAAIHETLRALTAGRTTLLVAHRRSSLALADRVAVLDAGRVVDVGTEAELMQRCALFRDLLAVPDDVRERATHHVETEDSAQLWPEPGTEGTVPAARTSNRSIGMAPRGGPGMGAAGDMAPTPELLAAVEALPPATEAPRVPGEDPTAPDPQFRLARLLRPVRRPLLLGVVLVALDALGSLALPGITRLAIDGGITAGAPGVLVTASLLGIGLVVAGWLVVAAQTVVTARAGESLLYLLRVRSYAHLQRLGLDYFERELSGRIMTRMTTDVDALSTFLQTGLAQAVVSVLTIGGVAAALLVTDPQLALVALAVVPVLAVATVAFRRVSSAAYAEARERVSIVNADFQENVTGVRVAQAYVREERSAITFAERSAAYRRSRLRAQRYIATYFPGVALLSDVATAAVLGVGAARVAAGDLTPGVLTAFLLYLGLFFAPVQQLSQVFDGYQQARIGLSRIGDLLRTPTSVPPEPVGDPVPVPERLRGEVELRDVGFTYAGAGSPALDGVSLRVAPGETIALVGATGAGKSTVVKLIARFYDTGTGAVLVDGVDVRRYPLAAYRRRLGIVPQEPHLFSGDVAANIAYARPDASPAEIEAAARAVGALEMVRALPGGFRHPVGERGQGLSAGQRQLIALARAELADPDVLLFDEATAALDPATEAAVHAAGDRVTARRTAFVVAHRLGTAARADRIAVLDGGRIVEVGSHAELLAAGGHYARLWRAGEMEPAA, encoded by the coding sequence ATGCCGGGATCCTGGACGGACGGAGCGTCGGTGCGGCGGCATAACGTGTCAGATGTGCCCGATGCTCCCTCCCCCGGCTGGATCCGCCGGATCGTCCGCGCCTGTCTCCGCCACCGCGCGGTGGCGGTGGGCGCGCTCGTGGCGTCGGTGTTCGGGGTCAGCCTGGAGGCGGTCGGGCCGTTGCTCACCCGCGTGGCCGTCGACGACGCCGTCGCGGGGTCCACGGCCGTGCTCGCCCCGATCGTCGCGGCGGTGGTCGCGCTCGCGCTGGTGCGGTTCGGTGCGGCGTTCCTGCGCCGGTACCTCGCCGGCCGGCTCGCCCTCGACGTGCAGCACGACCTGCGGCGGCAGGTGTTCGCCGCGATGCAGCGCCTCGACGGCGAGCGGCAGGACGCGCTGCGCACCGGCCAGGTCGTGTCGCGGGCGATCACCGACCTGCAGCTGGTGCAGACGCTGCTGTCGATGGCACCGCTGGCGCTGGGTGCGGTGGTGCTCGTCGTCGCCTCGGTCGCGGCCATGCTGTGGCTCTCGCCGCTGCTCACGCTCGTGGCGTTGGTGGTGCTGCCGGCCGTGGGCTGGATCGCGCTGCGCACCAGGGCGAAGCTGTTCCCGGCCACCTGGTCGGCGCAGCAGCGGGCGGCCGACATCGCCCAGCACGTGGAGGAGACCGTCACCGGCGTGCGGGTGGTGAAGGGGTTCGGCCAGGAGTCCCGCGAGACCGCAGGCCTCGAACGGGGCGCAGCCCGGCTCTTCGCCGAGCGGATGCGGACCGCGCGGCTCACCGCCCGCCTCAACCCCACGCTGCTCGCCCTGCCCACGCTCGGCCAGGTCGGCGTGATCGCCATGGGCGGCTGGCTCGCGCTGGAGGGCTCGATCAGCATCGGCACGTTCCTGGCCTTCTCCACCTACGTCGCCCAGCTGGTCGGGCCCGCCCGCCTGCTCGGGTCGGTGGTGGTCACCGCCCAGCTCGCCCGGGCGGGCGTGGAGCGGGTGCACGACCTGATCGACTCCCAGCCCGACGTCGTCGACCCGGCCTCCCCGGCCGCCCTCCCGGAGGGTCCGCTGTCGGTCGAGCTGGACGACGTCACGTTCGGCTACTCACGCCGCGACCCGGTGCTCGACGCCGTCACGCTCCGCGTGGAGCCGGGGGAGACGCTCGCCGTGGTCGGCACCGCGGGCTCCGGCAAGTCCACGATCGCGCTGCTGCTGCCGCGCTTCTACGACCCCCAGCAGGGCGAGCTGCGGCTGGGCGGGGTGCCGCTGCCGCAGCTGCGCCTCGCCGACCTGCGTCGCGAGCTCGGCGTGGTGTTCGAGGAGGCGTTCCTGTTCTCCGACACCATCCGGGCCAACATCGCCTACGGCTGCCCGGACGCGAGCGAGGAGGAGGTGCGGGCGGCGGCGCGCGCCGCGCAGGTGGACACGTTCGTCGATGCGCTCCCCGACGGCTACGACACGCTCGTCGGCGAGCGCGGGCTCACGCTGTCGGGCGGGCAGCGCCAGCGCATCGCCCTCGCGAGGGCCGTGCTCACCGACCCGCGCGTGCTGGTGCTCGACGACGCCACCTCGGCCGTCGACACGGCAACCGAGGCCGCCATCCACGAGACGCTGCGCGCGCTCACCGCCGGGCGCACCACCCTGCTCGTCGCGCACCGCCGCTCCAGCCTCGCCCTCGCCGACCGCGTCGCCGTGCTCGACGCGGGCCGCGTCGTCGACGTCGGCACCGAGGCGGAGCTGATGCAGCGCTGCGCGTTGTTCCGCGATCTGCTCGCGGTGCCGGACGACGTGCGCGAACGCGCCACTCACCACGTCGAGACGGAGGACTCGGCGCAGCTGTGGCCGGAGCCGGGCACCGAGGGCACGGTTCCGGCGGCGCGGACGTCGAACCGGTCGATCGGGATGGCCCCTCGCGGCGGCCCCGGGATGGGCGCCGCGGGCGACATGGCGCCCACCCCCGAGCTGCTCGCCGCGGTCGAGGCGTTGCCGCCTGCCACGGAGGCGCCCCGCGTGCCCGGCGAGGACCCCACAGCGCCCGATCCGCAGTTCCGGCTCGCCCGCCTGCTGCGCCCGGTGCGCCGGCCGCTGCTGCTCGGGGTCGTACTGGTGGCGCTCGACGCGCTGGGCAGCCTCGCGCTCCCCGGGATCACGCGGCTGGCGATCGACGGCGGTATCACGGCGGGCGCGCCCGGCGTGCTCGTCACGGCCTCGTTGCTGGGGATCGGGCTGGTCGTCGCGGGCTGGCTCGTGGTGGCCGCACAGACCGTCGTCACCGCGCGGGCCGGGGAGAGCCTGCTCTACCTGCTGCGCGTGCGCAGCTACGCCCACCTGCAGCGGTTGGGGCTGGACTACTTCGAGCGCGAGCTGTCCGGCCGGATCATGACCCGGATGACCACCGACGTCGACGCGCTCTCGACGTTCCTCCAGACGGGGCTCGCACAGGCGGTGGTCAGCGTGCTCACGATCGGTGGGGTCGCCGCGGCACTCCTGGTCACCGACCCGCAGCTCGCGCTCGTCGCGCTCGCGGTGGTGCCGGTGCTCGCCGTCGCGACGGTGGCGTTCCGCCGGGTGTCGTCGGCGGCGTACGCGGAGGCCCGCGAGCGGGTGAGCATCGTCAACGCCGACTTCCAGGAGAACGTCACCGGGGTGCGGGTCGCGCAGGCCTACGTCCGCGAGGAGCGCAGCGCCATCACGTTCGCCGAGCGCAGTGCCGCGTACCGGCGATCCCGGCTGCGCGCGCAGCGCTACATCGCCACCTACTTCCCGGGCGTCGCGCTGCTGTCGGACGTCGCCACGGCCGCGGTGCTCGGCGTCGGCGCGGCGCGGGTGGCGGCGGGCGACCTCACCCCGGGCGTGCTCACCGCGTTCCTGCTCTACCTCGGGCTGTTCTTCGCCCCCGTCCAGCAGCTGTCGCAGGTCTTCGACGGCTACCAGCAGGCCCGCATCGGCCTGTCGCGCATCGGCGACCTGCTGCGCACGCCCACGTCGGTGCCGCCGGAGCCGGTGGGCGACCCGGTGCCGGTGCCCGAGCGGCTGCGCGGGGAGGTCGAGCTGCGCGACGTCGGTTTCACCTACGCCGGCGCGGGGTCGCCCGCGCTCGACGGTGTCTCGTTGCGGGTCGCGCCCGGCGAGACGATCGCGCTGGTCGGCGCCACGGGCGCGGGCAAGTCCACCGTGGTCAAGCTGATCGCCCGCTTCTACGACACGGGTACGGGCGCGGTGCTCGTCGACGGCGTGGACGTCCGGCGCTACCCGTTGGCCGCCTACCGGCGGCGGCTGGGCATCGTGCCGCAGGAGCCGCACCTGTTCAGCGGCGACGTCGCCGCCAACATCGCCTACGCCCGTCCCGACGCGAGCCCGGCCGAGATCGAGGCCGCCGCCCGCGCCGTCGGTGCGCTGGAGATGGTGCGGGCGCTGCCCGGCGGCTTCCGGCATCCGGTCGGGGAGCGGGGGCAGGGCCTGTCGGCGGGGCAGCGGCAGCTCATCGCGCTCGCCCGCGCCGAACTCGCCGACCCCGACGTGTTGCTCTTCGACGAGGCCACTGCGGCCCTCGACCCCGCCACGGAGGCCGCGGTGCACGCCGCAGGCGATCGGGTCACCGCCCGCCGCACCGCGTTCGTCGTGGCCCACCGGCTGGGCACGGCGGCGCGGGCCGACCGGATCGCGGTGCTCGACGGCGGCCGGATCGTCGAGGTGGGTTCGCACGCCGAGCTGCTCGCCGCGGGCGGTCACTATGCGCGACTCTGGCGGGCCGGGGAGATGGAACCGGCGGCCTGA